Proteins encoded together in one Eriocheir sinensis breed Jianghai 21 chromosome 41, ASM2467909v1, whole genome shotgun sequence window:
- the LOC127009500 gene encoding pyrimidodiazepine synthase-like: MAGGGLSSLVTMTAKHLGSGSVCPPLADGLLRCYSMKYCPYAQRAHLVLAAKKVKHDVVWVNLKNKPSWLFEKNPLGKVPILEQNGKLMFESLAVCDYLDEMYPNPPLHPSDPWEKGVDKMFVEVFTKVSGPMLKIFFNMGNGEVQAKSCEDMKVGMDIFEAEHMKRGTKYFGGNTPGMLDYMIWPWAERLELVQMIMGEDSALSPQRFPRMIQWKKDMLIDDAVIATYLPPETHANFFTTFETDPYNLRAKL, translated from the exons ATGGCAGGCGGCGGCCTCTCGTCCCTCGTCACCATGACGGCCAAACACCTCGGCTCAG GGTCAGTTTGCCCACCTCTAGCTGATGGTTTGCTGCGCTGCTATAGCATGAAGTATTGTCCCTATGCTCAACGTGCTCATCTGGTGCTGGCTGCTAAGAAAGTAAA ACATGATGTTGTGTGGGTAAATTTGAAGAATAAACCCAGTTGGTTGTTCGAGAAGAATCCCCTTGGAAAAGTTCCAATTCTGGAGCAAAATGGCAAGCTGATGTTTGAGTCACTAGCGGTGTGTGACTATTTGGATGAAATGTACCCcaacccccccctccacccatcAGACCCTTGGGAGAAGGGAGTGGACAAAATGTTTGTGGAAGTTTTTACAAAG gTGTCTGGGCCaatgttaaaaatattttttaaCATGGGAAATGGAGAAGTTCAGGCAAAGTCTTGTGAAGACATGAAAGTGGGAATGGATATCTTTGAGGCAGAGCATATGAAGAGGGGCACCAAATATTTTGGTGGAAATACACCTG GAATGCTGGACTACATGATATGGCCCTGGGCTGAGAGGTTAGAGTTGGTGCAGATGATCATGGGTGAAGACTCTGCCCTTTCTCCACAACGTTTTCCCAGAATG ATACAGTGGAAAAAAGATATGCTCATTGATGATGCAGTTATTGCCACTTACCTACCACCAGAGACACATGCAAACTTTTTTACAACATTTGAAACTGATCCCTACAACCTGAGAGCCAAGTTATGA